One part of the Candidatus Thermoplasmatota archaeon genome encodes these proteins:
- a CDS encoding GMP synthase subunit A — protein sequence MKVYVVDNGGQWTHREWRTLRYLDVEAEIVPNTIPFEKILDADAIVLSGGAPRVGLSGELGNCGEYLRKADFPIMGICAGHQFMARYFGGKCEPAELPEFGRVEISVIEKDEIFKNLPKKMVVWESHNDEVTALPENFELLASSENCRIQAMKHESKPFYGVQFHPEVEHTEYGAQIFHNFLEECK from the coding sequence ATGAAAGTGTATGTTGTTGATAATGGCGGTCAGTGGACTCACAGGGAATGGAGAACATTGCGTTATCTTGATGTCGAAGCAGAAATTGTTCCAAATACAATCCCATTTGAAAAAATTTTAGATGCAGATGCCATCGTGCTTTCTGGGGGAGCGCCCCGAGTGGGGCTTTCAGGAGAATTGGGAAATTGTGGGGAATATCTGAGGAAAGCAGATTTTCCTATTATGGGAATCTGCGCAGGTCATCAGTTTATGGCAAGGTATTTTGGTGGGAAATGCGAGCCTGCGGAGCTTCCAGAATTTGGAAGGGTGGAAATATCAGTTATTGAAAAGGACGAAATATTCAAAAATCTGCCAAAAAAGATGGTGGTGTGGGAATCTCATAACGACGAGGTTACTGCATTGCCCGAAAATTTTGAGTTGCTCGCTTCTTCAGAAAATTGCAGAATACAGGCGATGAAACATGAAAGCAAGCCATTTTACGGCGTGCAATTCCATCCGGAAGTGGAGCATACTGAATATGGTGCCCAGATATTTCATAACTTTCTTGAGGAATGTAAATGA